A region from the Onthophagus taurus isolate NC chromosome 8, IU_Otau_3.0, whole genome shotgun sequence genome encodes:
- the LOC111425312 gene encoding uncharacterized protein isoform X1, translated as MFSCLWRLWDWLDSTNMDNKKVTPNVVGNPEPPQEPLGKHAHQHNLAPQHLRLLQYGLKIPNNQQYVHVHQHPQPIYSKYPQQYVHQHQPPKAQQPIYHTQPPPQPIYAQGPLTQQNAQVWVHYHQQKAEAQQQPPAKVVQPTIKSKENIDKKKSNNTHVQLRSPIAKRPPEAPVAMQGWLHKQGSEGLMLWKKRWFVLSEYCLFYYKGPEEEKLLGSVLLPSYKVSICGPEDKITRKHAFKCEHTNMRTYVLSADSQDLMMQWVRVLNLACLLQSTVDLDQSVQSASTYVNSGENSDSGFFQQSSQTIRNTPVHMHTSSNTTDLSSPSQEASQYNQPLYANAPPKPRRLNDAGYSSPSPEILDRYHAEPKYISPPFQYLTPPRNAKSPLTIYTPPEYVQQISSKGINDYGVREYVVQNVERRTPDTYGRSKTNNAKDYEDIYAEQYMYKRPLSPLAYSSVKKSNPTIPAMQRTYTPVSMLGPRDISQFVPQQRKSPCNIPRPHSADFLEYEVNHRQPTRQQRPKSSLDINRNTSSDNYFYSEERYAEKMRKSAQYLPNMPRYIQQPQPQPKRIDMDKTFPLMKSNTQPINFTSTPVEYQRTEQQQQQPIRSRSVLSEGSLSKEFEDIRTSPRPRYDQGSLSPWQNRPDQIYGYSDDSRVREQFNRSASARLTQNSSVQTERGSVEGRINREGERKREESMKRLLEWKQRMLQSPLNRKVHQNLNRPYPPMGKDPSYFKSLEYQKMDPYMDPRVAAAMQYNSYSSDDEEQVDSTKESVQAGWTADSRLSDVSLAPISTVTFTAPSPALHGPDAPSTTESTTIDGDVLTQPHYNKESSTVAHVSSLRLDYDKSNTTDIKSNGALVKSILAEFENKNSENIELTENIDETKTPTRDVELSATNVIEENYMTMTPKKNILDPATSNEALTLETDENPYVEMTQGSDLCLLNQQPYEMVCFGKSEPVYMELHPTRDILNIDDPKKLPDILMLSKKKSSDSSDADDEASKDLDSLDTPSHPRFSLSDSFRPASYYLGATQTAPELQDSSDSELVSPPPIPRSPPPLDELDERSSAQEFSLTDEQKDEFTFSKFSKSHNRDGDSSSLSHNSDSDVELRTPGLRAYERMLKRRPVSEEFCGELDSLDSRYNETIDSVDLDKYLRDLQVSNVEHDYENMCIVSQRTPESSKPSVCHSRQNSRDTHDSSRSLLTPDYIHRRAESSASITEINSIHNSRLSTPVTMNRSAPYYYSDLSMNTTDSNSTILTLNNQRGNMINKRDITHIVNPIRCSNTRTSRNVGRNSRQNLIDNTFKLAAEARSVSVDFLNLTDKSGQIDKKNIYESDTLKRLKAIDSITSLQSNPETRNLFPSTPNEKFHDLDPPSSSVRRSHSLEGLLENVLSENVDANEIESPNDEGRNAIAEGSYMWEEDAIWRERLRTASQRHTKSLDDLDCIGETKKDKHKKQPRGIMRGVTYVNDNVYNMPIQCKQQKDTENQKPGDSRKENFIIDREKLRQWDLMSSAPSDTQSQQGITVGVVAVDVGDETSATLGQSTTSQEQASGSICINSRDTVPRALSAKQMWNPNSQSIPSRSITNLTREHENEYGLSIRQQHFMGHHKHHDGNSGQKVPRQGNWHWGEKMNVSAGELLGRTHEELVLLLIQLRRQSTNTYNAIEACYTEIENIQGQLHRMDPAKQLENLQKLEQIKQHLLELEKQYEKGKPLVNLVDNMVKLGSLYRSPNDRNINPYVRDRLEFNQQIQERRLLAEERRDWNRLNPNHMQLQEKVQQLYQLDRLIQEESGTLQGLQHDKEEIERALGGLRHRLHKGFKDPAEVEQARKQQAILENELSRVHLMLAQNSKKLEETVAGNARLEQELLVLKQKLQISRQQRSSPQFSNAGDSLPCVVGTSAMLESDLQRVQQKVGDLQRQRQELSMQVRQLTDRSNNLQQQIKPLSANSSANYQGNKKKIHSLWRETDLDTMNIIDHGESWENSTSSLSSAPTTPLYINTDLKQAPEMEFYNNRLKTSDSTSEDTTQGSGLMPQERPEIKTVRIVKRESERRQRDREKTSTGKWDPLLEEDASSQSSGTIFRPGVVQKTQSTTNIGSPGFETDKTSSGVLSRQSSLSSPSLPQGFSDIRATSSEGSVDKSPELSPVFQSEAARQIITEMSQETVPKQLNRRAVPKEKRRHYTAPNNNLIMKSLNQLPTDDSFDKLTERRARDDLDMERALRQRIDAPDVVRSTLSNKELKYNENTIDNILGTPNKINIPERYIPEQLPKLSAEEEEHRLRKVESIKKMLSDTTIISTSSPNLATEDSKSETPSSSIVNKATTKMIEEKKQREHLLQLNQILAKQVMEMSKIVAVKALANLPLEEQQDDLADDEDLSPVMPLPIYQQRYNFYS; from the exons ATGTTTTCGTGCTTGTGGCGGCTGTGGGACTG gtTGGACTCCACCAACATGGATAATAAGAAGGTGACACCGAACGTGGTCGGCAATCCCGAACCCCCCCAAGAACCCCTCGGGAAACACGCGCACCAACACAATTTGGCCCCACAGCATCTGCGGCTACTTCAATACGGTTTAAAAATACCTAATAACCAGCAGTACGTTCACGTCCATCAGCACCCTCAGCcgatttattcaaaataccCGCAACAGTATGTGCATCAGCATCAACCTCCAAAGGCGCAACAGCCGATATATCACACTCAACCACCACCGCAACCTATTTATGCTCAAGGGCCCTTGACTCAACAAAATGCGCAAGTATGGGTACATTATCACCAACAAAAAGCTGAAGCTCAACAACAGCCACCTGCTAAAGTCGTACAACCAACGataaaaagtaaagaaaataTCGATAAGAAGAAATCTAATAATACTCACGTTCAATTACGCTCACCAATCGCGAAAAGACCCCCAGAAGCGCCGGTTGCCATGCAAGGTTGGCTTCATAAGCAGGGTTCGGAAGGGTTAATGCTTTGGAAAAAACGCTGGTTTGTACTCTCCGAGTATTGTTTGTTTTACTATAAAg gcCCCGAAGAAGAAAAACTATTGGGTTCAGTATTATTACCATCGTACAAAGTATCAATATGCGGACCAGAAGATAAAATAACGCGTAAACACGCTTTTAAATGCGAACACACGAATATGCGCACATATGTGTTATCCGCGGATTCCCAAGATTTAATGATGCAATGGGTGAGGGTTTTAAATTTGGCCTGCCTTTTACAATCAACCGTCGATTTAGACCAATCGGTACAATCCGCGTCGACTTACGTTAACTCGGGGGAAAATTCCGATTCAGGTTTCTTCCAACAATCTTCGCAAACGATACGGAATACACCCGTACATATGCACACGTCGAGTAACACGACTGATTTGAGTAGTCCGAGCCAAGAAGCGAGTCAATACAATCAGCCTTTATACGCTAACGCGCCCCCGAAACCACGACGATTAAACGATGCTGGATATTCATCGCCCAGTCCGGAAATTCTCGATCGTTATCACGCTGAACCGAAATATATAAGCCCCCCTTTTCAATACTTGACGCCTCCCAGGAACGCCAAGTCTCCATTAACGATTTATACACCACCGGAGTATGTTCAACAAATCAGTAGTAAAGGAATAAATGATTATGGAGTTAGAGAATATGTAGTACAAAACGTCGAGAGGCGAACACCTGATACTTACGGACGGTCCAAAACGAACAACGCCAAAGATTATGAAGATATTTACGCTGAACAATATATGTACAAGAGGCCGCTAAGTCCATTGGCTTATAGCAGTGTTAAGAAATCGAACCCCACAATACCAGCGATGCAAAGAACTTACACACCCGTTTCGATGCTTGGACCTCGAGATATAAGTCAATTCGTACCGCAACAGCGGAAATCTCCCTGTAATATTCCAAGACCCCATAGTGCGGATTTTTTGGAATACGAAGTCAATCATAGGCAACCAACCCGACAACAAAGGCCTAAATCTAGTTTAGATATTAATAGAAACACTTCCAGCGACAATTACTTTTACAGTGAAGAAAGATATGCcgaaaaaatgagaaaatccGCCCAATACCTTCCAAACATGCCTCGTTATATACAGCAACCTCAACCTCAACCTAAAAGAATAGACATGGATAAAACTTTTCCATTAATGAAATCAAATACTCAACCCATTAATTTTACCAGCACGCCTGTAGAATACCAAAGAACAGAACAACAGCAACAACAACCTATTAGAAGTCGAAGTGTATTAAGCGAAGGATCTTTATCGAAAGAATTCGAGGATATTCGAACCAGTCCACGACCTAGGTATGATCAAGGAAGTCTTAGCCCCTGGCAAAATCGACCCGATCAAATCTATGGATATTCTGATGATTCTCGTGTACGTGAACAATTCAATCGATCTGCTAGTGCTAGACTTACTCAAAATAGCTCTGTCCAGACCGAAAGAGGAAGCGTAGAAGGTCGAATCAACAGGGAAGGTGAAAGAAAg CGAGAAGAGTCGATGAAACGGTTGTTAGAGTGGAAGCAAAGGATGTTGCAGTCGCCGTTAAATCGCAAAGTTCATCAAAACTTGAATCGACCATATCCGCCGATGGGAAAGGATCCGTCGTATTTCAAGAGTTTGGAGTATCAGAAGATGGATCCATACATGGATCCCAGAGTGGCGGCGGCGATGCAGTACAATAGTTACTCGTCGGACGACGAAG AACAAGTGGACTCGACTAAAGAAAGCGTACAGGCAGGATGGACCGCGGACTCGCGCCTTTCTGACGTCTCACTCGCACCTATTTCTACTGTTACGTTCACCGCACCATCCCCCGCTTTGCACGGTCCTGATGCCCCAAGCACAACCGAGAGCACTACCATCGATGGCGACGTTCTTACTCAGCCTCACTACAACAAGGAGTCCTCGACAGTTGCTCACGTTTCTAGTTTACGCCTTGATTATGATAAATCAAACACAACCGACATTAAAAGCAACGGAGCACTCGTCAAAAGTATTTTAGcggaatttgaaaataaaaattctgaaaatattgaattaacCGAAAATATCGACGAAACTAAAACTCCAACAAGAGATGTTGAATTATCGGCTACAAATGTTATTGAAGAAAATTACATGACCATGACTCCAAAGAAGAATATATTAGATCCGGCAACGTCAAATGAGGCTTTAACATTAGAAACGGATGAAAATCCTTATGTGGAGATGACACAAGGCTCCGATTTGTGTCTTTTAAATCAACAACCATATGAAATGGTTTGCTTTGGAAAATCAGAACCTGTTTATATGGAACTTCACCCTACTCGGGATATTTTAAACATCGACGATCCCAAAAAATTACCCGATATACTTATGTTATCTAAAAAGAAATCATCTGATAGCTCTGACGCTGATGATGAAGCATCTAAAGATCTCGATTCGTTGGACACTCCCAGTCACCCTAGATTTAGTTTATCAGATTCATTTCGACCTGCGTCTTATTACTTGGGAGCTACTCAAACTGCTCCGGAACTTCAAGATAGTTCTGATAGTGAATTAGTGTCCCCACCTCCAATTCCACGATCACCACCGCCTCTCGATGAACTTGATGAACGCTCCAGTGCCCAAGAATTTAGTTTAACAGATGAACAAAAAGATGagtttacattttcaaaattttcaaaatcccATAACAGAGATGGCGATAGCTCCTCGTTATCTCATAACAGCGATTCCGACGTTGAATTAAGAACACCCGGTTTAAGGGCTTATGAGAGGATGTTAAAACGAAGACCGGTTTCTGAGGAATTTTGCGGCGAATTGGATTCGTTAGATAGTCGGTATAACGAAACAATCGATAGTGTTGATTTGGATAAGTATTTAAGGGATCTTCAAGTGTCTAATGTTGAGCATGATTACGAAAATATGTGTATTGTGAGTCAAAGAACTCCGGAAAGTAGTAAACCATCGGTTTGTCATAGTAGACAAAATAGTAGAGATACACATGATAGTTCAAGATCTTTATTGACTCCTGATTATATTCATAGACGTGCTGAAAGTAGTGCTTCTATAACGGAAATAAATAGCATTCATAATTCCCGGTTATCAACACCTGTTACAATGAATAGAAGCGCGCCTTATTATTATTCTGATTTATCAATGAACACAACTGATAGTAACTCCAccattttaactttaaataatcaaCGAGGAAACATGATTAATAAACGAGACATAACTCACATTGTCAATCCGATACGGTGCTCCAACACAAGAACTTCAAGGAATGTTGGTAGAAATTCTCGCCAGAATTTAATTGATAACACTTTTAAGTTGGCAGCTGAAGCTCGTTCGGTTTCAGTCGATTTCTTAAATCTAACAGATAAATCTGGCCAAATTGacaagaaaaacatttatgaATCAGAcacattaaaaagattaaaagcaATCGATTCTATTACAAGTTTACAATCAAATCCAGAAACAAGAAATTTATTCCCAAGCACACCGAATGAAAAGTTTCACGATTTGGATCCACCGTCATCGAGCGTTAGACGTTCTCATTCATTAGAAggtttattagaaaatgttttaagtgAAAACGTTGACGCCAATGAAATAGAATCTCCAAATGATGAAGGTAGAAATGCGATAGCTGAAGGAAGTTATATGTGGGAAGAAGATGCGATTTGGAGGGAAAGATTACGCACCGCTAGTCAAAGACATACGAAATCTTTGGACGATTTAGACTGTATAGGCGAAACGAAAAAagataaacacaaaaaacagCCGCGTGGTATAATGAGAGGTGTTACATATGTTAATGACAACGTTTATAACATGCCTATACAATGCAAACAACAAAAAGATACTGAAAATCAAAAGCCGGGTGATAGTcgtaaagaaaattttataatcgaTAGGGAAAAATTACGTCAATGGGATTTGATGTCGAGTGCGCCATCGGACACGCAAAGTCAACAAGGGATAACGGTTGGTGTCGTAGCGGTAGACGTAGGTGATGAGACCTCGGCAACGCTGGGGCAAAGCACCACCAGTCAAGAACAAG cTTCTGGATCGATTTGTATCAACAGCAGAGATACCGTTCCGAGAGCTTTATCTGCCAAACAAATGTGGAATCCTAATTCTCAATCGATACCCTCAAGATCAATTACTAATCTTACTAGGGAACACGAAAATGAATACGGATT aTCAATTCGTCAACAACATTTTATGGGTCATCATAAGCATCATGATGGAAATTCTGGACAAAAGGTACCCAGACAG GGTAATTGGCACTGGGGTGAAAAAATGAACGTTTCCGCTGGCGAGTTGCTCGGCAGGACGCACGAAGAgcttgttttgttattaatacagTTGCGTAGACAAAGTACGAATACATATAACGCTATAGAGGCATGTTATACTGAAATAGAGAATATTCag GGGCAGTTGCATAGAATGGATCCAGCTAAACAACTTGAAAATCTACAAAAATTGGAGCAGATTAAACAACATTTACTTGAACTAGAAAAACag tATGAAAAGGGAAAACCCCTGGTTAATCTTGTTGACAACATGGTTAAATTAGGATCACTATATAGATCCCCAAACGATCGAAATATTAATCCATACGTTCGCGACAGATTAGAATTTAACCAACAAATCCAAGAACGTCGCCTTTTAGCGGAAGAAAGGCGCGATTGGAATCGCTTAAATCCCAATCATATGCAGCTACAAGAAAAAGTACAACAACTTTACCAACTTGATAGGCTTATTCAGGAAGAGTCGGGGACTTTACAAGGATTACAGCatgataaagaagaaattgagaGGGCGCTGGGGGGATTACGTCATAGATTGCATAAAGGTTTTAAAGATCCCGCCGAAGTTGAACAAGCACGCAAACAACAGGCTATTCTGGAAAATGAACTGAGTAGAGTTCATTTAATGTTGgcgcaaaattcgaaaaaattggaGGAGACCGTTGCTGGTAACGCAAGGTTGGAGCAAGaattattagttttgaagCAAAAGTTGCAGATTTCTAGGCAACAAAGGAGTTCACCACAATTTTCAAATGCAg gTGATAGTTTGCCTTGCGTGGTTGGTACAAGCGCAATGTTGGAATCGGATTTACAAAGGGTCCAACAAAAGGTGGGCGATTTACAGCGTCAGCGACAAGAGTTGAGTATGCAGGTTCGCCAACTTACTGACAGGTCTAATAACCtccaacaacaaattaaaCCACTTTCAGCTAATTCCTCAGCTAACTATCAAG gtaataaaaagaaaatacattCTTTGTGGAGAGAAACAGACTTAGATACAATGAACATAATAGATCATGGGGAATCGTGGGAAAATTCAACAAGTTCCTTAAGTTCAGCACCAACAACGCCGCTTTACATAAATACTGATTTAAAACAAGCACCGGAAAtggaattttataataatcgaTTAAAGACGAGTGATTCCACAAGCGAAGATACAACGCAAGGTTCTGGGTTGATGCCGCAAGAACGTCCAGAAATAAAAACGGTACGAATAGTCAAACGGGAATCTGAACGAAGACAAAGAGACCGCGAAAAGACTTCGACGGGAAAATGGGATCCTTTGCTGGAAGAAGATGCCTCATCTCAATCTTCTGGAACAATTTTTCGACCGGGGGTTGTTCAAAAAACTCAGAGTACCACAAATATAGGTTCACCTGGTTTTGAAACTGATAAAACTAGTAGTGGTGTGTTAAGCCGTCAAAGTTCGTTGTCCAGTCCAAGTTTACCGCAGGGGTTTTCCGATATCCGAGCAACTTCGAGTGAAGGAAGCGTCGATAAATCACCCGAATTATCACCTGTATTTCAAAGCGAAGCTGCCCGACAAATTATAACGGAAATGAGCCAAGAGACAGTTCCGAAACAATTAAATAGACGCGCGGTTCCTAAAGAAAAACGAAGACATTACACAGCGccaaataacaatttaatcaTGAAGAGCTTAAATCAATTACCCACCGATGATAGTTTCGATAAATTAACGGAACGCCGAGCTAGAGATGATTTGGACATGGAGAGAGCTTTAAGGCAGCGAATAGATGCCCCGGACGTGGTGCGGTCCACGTTAAGCAATAAAGAGCTTAAGTACAATGAGAACACCATTGATAACATATTAGGTActccaaataaaattaacattccGGAACGTTACATTCCGGAACAATTGCCTAAATTATCGgccgaagaagaagaacataGACTGAGAAAAGTTGAGTCAATTAAAAAGATGTTGTCTGATACTACAATTATTAGTACTAGCTCACCTAATTTAGCTACAG aagattCAAAGTCTGAAACACCATCATCAAGTATTGTAAATAAAGCAACGACGAAAATGATAGAAGAAAAGAAGCAACGCGAACATCTTTTGCAGCTAAATCAAATTCTGGCGAAGCAAGTTATGGAAATGAGTAAAATTGTAGCag TGAAAGCATTGGCAAACCTGCCGTTGGAGGAGCAGCAGGATGATCTTGCGGACGATGAGGACTTGTCTCCAGTGATGCCTTTGCCTATATATCAGCAacgttacaatttttatagttaa